A stretch of Streptomyces vietnamensis DNA encodes these proteins:
- a CDS encoding serine/threonine-protein kinase, with amino-acid sequence MSEAEQSRDKARDPRRDAAAGAATDGDRGAVPAAREPVRDTKDAQVSRGAQASEDARGPERGVEDAKPAKASGDVKGTQDVKGPQDASAEGATGQGAAGTKAGAGTAGAAGTAGDDAVANGRLRGTEPSTGRAGFGAGDGDGESDRRTAAGTARGGDRLRKEPVGEGRLLSGRYRLGAVLGRGGMGTVWRAVDETLGRTVAVKELRFPNSIDEDEKRRLITRTLREAKAIARIRNNGAVTVYDVVDEDDRPWIVMELIEGKSLADAVREDGTLTPRRAAEVGLAILDVLRSAHREGILHRDVKPSNVLIAEDGRVVLTDFGIAQVEGDPSITSTGMLVGAPSYISPERARGHKPGPAADMWSLGGLIYAAVEGSPPYDKGSAIATLTAVMTEPVDPPKNAGPELEKVIYGLLAKDPAQRLDDAGARVLLRAVLDAPEPAPPVSSEATTVIPLPPRPERTPAAPTAPAADKGPDAAAERMRGALKSVRNAAASVKAEPKPAPKLATEPLRGGGKPTPARAPLTDVVPRRTLVIIAAVAVLAVLGTILAVSLGGGGDEGTQGKGDGGTTASAGASTGGAGGSTGSGGAQGQSSGGPGQQGGTQPGDNGATGSTGSTDTNGTTGSTDGQNGTTPTGKPVGDAGTKLPAGYALVTNDRLHFSMAMPASFTFHSIPGYSLGGIFNESGGFPRVQVDYNGSPKDDAAGAWELARYGVAATSQDYKHIGIKSVSYKGYPTVADWEFERTQKGVRVHVLNRGFKVDADHGYSIMISCAAGEWNGAECRTLRETAFATFSPKD; translated from the coding sequence ATGTCGGAGGCGGAGCAGTCGCGGGACAAGGCGAGGGACCCCCGGCGGGACGCCGCCGCGGGGGCCGCGACCGACGGCGACCGGGGAGCGGTTCCGGCCGCGCGTGAGCCGGTGCGGGACACGAAGGACGCGCAGGTCAGCCGGGGTGCGCAGGCCTCGGAGGACGCGCGTGGGCCGGAGCGGGGCGTCGAGGACGCGAAGCCCGCGAAGGCCTCCGGGGACGTGAAGGGCACCCAGGATGTGAAGGGCCCTCAGGACGCGTCGGCGGAAGGGGCGACGGGTCAGGGCGCGGCCGGGACCAAGGCCGGAGCCGGGACCGCGGGCGCGGCCGGGACCGCCGGTGACGACGCCGTCGCGAACGGGCGGCTGCGCGGCACCGAGCCGTCGACCGGACGGGCCGGGTTCGGCGCCGGGGACGGCGACGGCGAGAGCGACCGCCGGACGGCCGCCGGAACCGCGCGCGGCGGCGACCGGCTCCGCAAGGAACCGGTCGGCGAGGGACGACTCCTCTCGGGCCGCTACCGGCTCGGCGCGGTCCTCGGACGCGGCGGCATGGGCACCGTGTGGCGTGCCGTCGACGAGACCCTCGGCCGTACCGTCGCCGTCAAGGAACTCCGCTTCCCCAACAGCATCGACGAGGACGAGAAGCGGCGCCTCATCACCCGGACCCTGCGCGAGGCGAAGGCCATCGCCCGGATCCGCAACAACGGCGCCGTCACCGTCTACGACGTCGTCGACGAGGACGACCGCCCGTGGATCGTCATGGAGCTCATCGAGGGCAAGTCCCTCGCGGACGCCGTCCGCGAGGACGGCACGCTCACGCCCCGGCGCGCCGCCGAGGTCGGCCTCGCCATCCTCGACGTGCTGCGTTCGGCGCACCGCGAGGGCATCCTGCACCGCGACGTGAAGCCGTCCAACGTGCTGATCGCCGAGGACGGCCGGGTCGTCCTCACCGACTTCGGCATCGCCCAGGTGGAGGGCGACCCCTCGATCACCTCCACCGGCATGCTCGTCGGCGCCCCCTCGTACATCTCCCCGGAGCGCGCCCGAGGCCACAAGCCCGGTCCGGCCGCCGACATGTGGTCGCTCGGCGGCCTCATCTACGCGGCGGTCGAGGGAAGCCCGCCGTACGACAAGGGCTCCGCCATCGCCACCCTCACGGCCGTGATGACCGAGCCGGTCGACCCGCCGAAGAACGCGGGCCCCGAGCTGGAGAAGGTCATCTACGGCCTCCTCGCCAAGGACCCGGCGCAGCGCCTCGACGACGCCGGCGCCCGGGTGCTGCTGCGGGCCGTGCTCGACGCGCCCGAGCCGGCGCCGCCGGTCTCGTCCGAGGCCACCACCGTCATACCGCTGCCGCCCCGCCCCGAGCGGACCCCGGCGGCTCCCACGGCCCCGGCGGCCGACAAGGGACCCGACGCGGCCGCCGAGCGGATGCGGGGCGCGCTGAAGTCCGTACGGAACGCGGCGGCCTCCGTGAAGGCCGAGCCGAAGCCCGCGCCGAAGCTCGCGACCGAGCCCCTGCGGGGCGGCGGCAAGCCGACCCCGGCCCGCGCGCCGCTGACCGACGTCGTGCCGCGCCGCACCCTGGTGATCATCGCCGCGGTCGCCGTCCTCGCCGTCCTCGGTACGATCCTCGCCGTCTCCCTCGGCGGCGGGGGCGACGAGGGCACCCAGGGCAAGGGCGACGGGGGCACCACGGCCTCGGCCGGCGCCTCGACCGGAGGAGCCGGCGGTTCCACCGGCTCCGGCGGGGCCCAGGGCCAGTCCTCGGGCGGCCCCGGCCAGCAGGGCGGCACCCAGCCCGGCGACAACGGCGCCACGGGATCGACGGGCAGCACCGACACCAACGGCACGACGGGCTCCACGGACGGGCAGAACGGCACCACGCCCACCGGGAAGCCCGTCGGCGACGCCGGCACGAAGCTGCCCGCCGGCTACGCCCTCGTCACCAACGACCGGCTCCACTTCTCGATGGCGATGCCGGCGTCCTTCACGTTCCACTCGATCCCGGGATACTCCCTCGGCGGGATATTCAACGAGAGCGGCGGCTTCCCGCGCGTCCAGGTCGACTACAACGGCAGCCCGAAGGACGACGCGGCCGGCGCCTGGGAGCTGGCCAGGTACGGCGTGGCCGCCACCAGCCAGGACTACAAGCACATCGGCATCAAGTCGGTCTCGTACAAGGGCTACCCGACCGTCGCCGACTGGGAGTTCGAGCGCACCCAGAAGGGCGTCCGCGTCCACGTCCTCAACCGCGGCTTCAAGGTGGACGCCGACCACGGCTACTCCATCATGATCAGCTGCGCGGCCGGCGAGTGGAACGGCGCGGAGTGCAGGACGCTGCGGGAGACGGCGTTCGCCACGTTCAGCCCCAAGGACTGA
- a CDS encoding nucleotide sugar dehydrogenase encodes MPADLAVIGLGHHGLPLAQAATAAGIDTIGYDTDPRPVVELAAGRPPVDGSLTAPEIRRMLSGGFRPTTNPAELGRVRTAVLCAPTPLGPDRTLDLTAVTGAARALAARLRPHTTVLLESPVPPGTTEGLLREVLETGSGLRAGRDFHLAYSPGRLDPGSRTHGYAGTPKVIGGLTPACTESAAAFYGRLTDKVVRARGPREAETVKLLETNFRHVNIALVNEMAVLCHELGVDLWDVIRCAETKPFGFQAFRPGPGVGGHGVPVDTVGAHRPLRLVELAGQVNERMPQYVVQRAATLLNEHGKSARGARILLLGITYKPDLPDRQGSPADEIARRLMDLGAAVSYHDPHVPDWRVRELPVPRADSLYEAAAHADLTVLLQHHRTYDLQGLSVKAQLLLDTRGATPAGAAHRL; translated from the coding sequence ATGCCCGCTGACCTCGCCGTCATCGGCCTCGGCCACCACGGACTCCCCCTGGCCCAGGCCGCCACCGCCGCAGGCATCGACACCATCGGCTACGACACCGACCCCCGCCCCGTCGTCGAACTCGCCGCCGGCCGCCCCCCGGTCGACGGCTCCCTCACCGCCCCCGAGATCCGCCGGATGCTCTCGGGGGGCTTCCGGCCGACCACCAACCCCGCCGAGCTCGGCCGGGTCCGCACCGCCGTCCTCTGCGCCCCGACCCCCCTCGGCCCCGACCGGACCCTCGACCTCACCGCCGTCACCGGGGCCGCCCGCGCGCTCGCCGCCCGGCTGCGCCCCCACACCACCGTCCTCCTGGAGTCCCCGGTCCCCCCGGGCACCACCGAGGGCCTCCTCCGCGAGGTCCTGGAGACGGGCTCCGGCCTGCGCGCCGGACGCGACTTCCACCTCGCGTACTCCCCCGGCCGCCTCGACCCCGGCAGCCGCACCCACGGCTACGCCGGAACCCCCAAGGTCATCGGCGGCCTCACCCCGGCCTGCACCGAGTCCGCGGCCGCCTTCTACGGCCGGCTCACCGACAAGGTGGTACGCGCGCGTGGCCCCCGCGAGGCGGAGACGGTCAAGCTCCTGGAGACCAACTTCCGGCACGTCAACATCGCCCTCGTCAACGAGATGGCGGTCCTCTGCCACGAACTCGGCGTCGACCTGTGGGACGTCATCCGCTGCGCCGAGACCAAGCCCTTCGGCTTCCAGGCCTTCCGCCCCGGACCCGGCGTCGGCGGCCACGGCGTCCCCGTAGACACCGTCGGCGCCCACCGCCCGCTCCGCCTCGTCGAACTCGCCGGCCAGGTCAACGAGCGGATGCCGCAGTACGTCGTCCAGCGCGCCGCCACCCTCCTCAACGAGCACGGCAAGTCGGCCCGCGGCGCCCGGATCCTGCTGCTCGGCATCACGTACAAGCCCGACCTCCCCGACCGGCAGGGCTCCCCCGCCGACGAGATCGCCCGCCGCCTCATGGACCTGGGCGCGGCCGTCAGCTACCACGACCCCCACGTCCCCGACTGGCGCGTCCGCGAGCTCCCCGTCCCCCGCGCCGACTCCCTCTACGAGGCCGCCGCCCACGCCGACCTGACGGTCCTCCTCCAGCACCACCGCACGTACGACCTCCAGGGCCTCTCGGTGAAGGCCCAGCTCCTCCTCGACACGCGGGGCGCGACTCCGGCGGGGGCGGCCCACCGCCTCTGA
- a CDS encoding protein kinase — translation MDDYAGRVLADRYRLPLPPTDADAYEPVETRAFDTYSGQEVLVRQVPLPEFVDAEVLDGRGGPAGPYGGAGPATRRPAEPVVRRAIEAAQAAAQIPDHPLLDQVFDVFAEAGSLWIVSERVAARPLAALLAERPLNPYRAAEIGADVLTALRALHAHGWVHRNITARTVLVCDDGRVVLTGLAAGAAEEALCGYATVPDRTDEFAPPTTEGDAPETYAPYAPPERHEAEGSRAGEYEPGVYEAEVSRGEVYEPEAYEPEEYRPNVYEVGSYEPETYEPESYGTGAQAGAHEAGAYAPEPYAPEWPAPVEEYGSEEYGSVEYGSEEYGSEALDVEVYEEGGEEPGARDTPGPVPGPSPAPDAYGADPYGRAAPTVAETQPVAAPPTADVRAARAGAIAAYRAGARAAARLGETGALPVQRPAPPESPGPPPPTAQASGAPEPQWWARVADDDEDDEDDGDEPYGAGPPPRVMLAGSWSDGPHAARDGSGPIPAGGGPVLPALPAGYTAATPDPARLPVPAGPREEAPVAIPAQAHRGPTTRLAAERARQTRIAVVGAVTERWAPEQAGPVHENWRLAPPIGPATDLWALGALLYRAVQGHAPYPEDNAAELVQLVCAEPPAFAEECGPLRPVVESLLRQDPTERPDFEELRGWLRSLVRSAPEPEAGLGVVPLPSFDEARLPIVRRRGELVRRWRGGAGAGRHRNKRAKDSRGPQYAPEHGRDHDHARVQPDYREEFREEFHEESRDGFQDGFHEEFDGEIPQRAPRAPRAPRAPRTPRSSSRTSSSQSQGSPRSLGRTLLILVFLLLVGAVAYVALFMPGDGEQPRTPAATPTTTPTTAPATATTKPPAEPTRRPTTGPATTPPPADPSAPALAAGYELRQDPEGFRIGVPKGWRRSPINDAGQVRYTDGGFTLIVVPGRDGVRDNGSDPLEYQNSKERELEPYRSSSWAQVERARRVDIGRTPTAEGTYTWLDSTGREVFVRNLALIDGGRYHVVQVIGPEGERDRVTEIYEQATKAFRPGR, via the coding sequence GTGGACGACTACGCGGGAAGGGTGCTCGCCGACCGCTACCGCCTGCCGCTGCCACCGACGGACGCCGACGCGTACGAACCGGTGGAGACGCGCGCGTTCGACACCTACAGCGGGCAGGAGGTCCTGGTCCGCCAGGTGCCGCTGCCGGAGTTCGTCGACGCCGAGGTGCTCGACGGGCGGGGCGGTCCCGCCGGCCCCTACGGCGGCGCGGGCCCGGCCACCCGCCGGCCGGCCGAACCCGTCGTGCGCCGCGCGATCGAGGCGGCCCAGGCCGCCGCACAGATCCCCGACCATCCCCTGCTCGACCAGGTCTTCGACGTCTTCGCGGAGGCCGGATCGCTGTGGATAGTGAGCGAACGCGTGGCGGCCAGACCGCTGGCCGCGCTCCTCGCCGAGCGGCCCCTCAACCCGTACCGCGCGGCCGAGATAGGCGCCGACGTCCTCACCGCCCTGCGCGCGCTCCACGCCCACGGCTGGGTGCACCGGAACATCACCGCCCGGACCGTGCTCGTCTGCGACGACGGACGCGTGGTCCTCACCGGCCTCGCGGCGGGCGCCGCCGAGGAGGCCCTCTGCGGCTACGCAACGGTCCCGGACCGGACCGACGAGTTCGCGCCTCCGACGACGGAGGGGGACGCGCCCGAGACGTACGCACCGTACGCACCACCTGAGCGGCACGAGGCGGAGGGGTCTCGGGCCGGGGAGTACGAGCCTGGCGTGTATGAGGCCGAAGTGTCTCGGGGCGAGGTGTACGAGCCCGAGGCGTACGAGCCCGAGGAGTACCGGCCGAACGTGTACGAGGTCGGGTCGTACGAGCCCGAGACGTACGAGCCCGAGTCATACGGGACCGGGGCCCAGGCCGGGGCTCACGAAGCCGGTGCGTACGCGCCCGAGCCGTACGCGCCCGAGTGGCCCGCGCCCGTCGAGGAGTACGGCTCCGAGGAGTACGGCTCGGTGGAGTACGGCTCCGAGGAGTACGGTTCCGAGGCCCTTGACGTGGAGGTCTACGAGGAGGGCGGCGAGGAGCCGGGCGCCCGCGACACCCCGGGGCCCGTCCCCGGCCCCAGTCCCGCCCCCGACGCCTACGGTGCCGACCCCTACGGGCGGGCCGCGCCGACCGTCGCCGAGACGCAGCCCGTGGCCGCGCCGCCCACCGCCGACGTGCGGGCCGCCCGCGCCGGGGCCATCGCCGCGTACCGGGCCGGTGCGCGAGCCGCCGCCCGGCTCGGCGAGACGGGCGCGCTCCCCGTTCAGCGCCCCGCGCCGCCGGAGTCGCCCGGCCCGCCGCCGCCGACGGCGCAGGCGTCCGGCGCGCCCGAACCGCAGTGGTGGGCACGGGTCGCGGACGACGACGAGGACGACGAGGACGACGGCGACGAGCCGTACGGCGCAGGACCGCCGCCGCGCGTGATGCTGGCCGGCAGCTGGAGCGACGGCCCGCACGCCGCGCGGGACGGCTCCGGGCCGATCCCGGCCGGCGGCGGCCCCGTACTGCCCGCGCTGCCCGCCGGGTACACGGCGGCGACCCCGGATCCCGCGCGCCTTCCCGTCCCCGCCGGCCCCCGGGAGGAGGCGCCCGTCGCGATCCCGGCCCAGGCGCACCGCGGCCCGACCACGCGCCTCGCCGCCGAACGGGCCCGCCAGACCCGGATCGCGGTCGTCGGCGCCGTCACCGAGCGCTGGGCGCCCGAGCAGGCCGGTCCCGTGCACGAGAACTGGCGCCTCGCCCCGCCCATCGGCCCCGCGACCGACCTGTGGGCGCTCGGCGCGCTGCTCTACCGGGCCGTCCAGGGCCACGCCCCGTACCCCGAGGACAACGCGGCCGAGCTCGTCCAGCTGGTCTGCGCCGAGCCGCCCGCCTTCGCCGAGGAGTGCGGGCCCCTGCGTCCGGTCGTGGAGTCGCTGCTGCGTCAGGACCCGACCGAGCGACCCGACTTCGAGGAGCTGCGCGGCTGGCTGCGCTCCCTCGTCCGCTCGGCGCCGGAGCCGGAGGCCGGGCTCGGCGTCGTACCGCTGCCGTCCTTCGACGAGGCGCGACTGCCGATCGTGCGCCGGCGCGGCGAGCTGGTGCGCCGGTGGCGCGGGGGAGCGGGGGCGGGCCGCCACCGCAACAAGCGCGCCAAGGACTCGCGGGGTCCGCAGTACGCCCCGGAACACGGCCGCGACCACGACCACGCGCGCGTACAGCCGGATTACCGCGAGGAGTTCCGGGAGGAGTTCCACGAGGAGTCCAGGGACGGCTTCCAGGACGGCTTCCACGAGGAGTTCGACGGGGAGATCCCCCAGCGGGCCCCGCGCGCACCCCGCGCACCCCGCGCGCCCCGCACCCCCCGGTCCTCCAGCCGCACGTCGTCCTCCCAGAGCCAGGGTTCCCCGCGTTCCCTGGGCCGTACGCTCCTGATCCTCGTCTTCCTGCTGCTCGTGGGAGCCGTCGCGTACGTCGCCCTGTTCATGCCCGGTGACGGCGAGCAGCCCCGTACACCGGCCGCCACCCCCACGACCACCCCCACGACCGCCCCCGCCACCGCGACGACGAAGCCGCCCGCCGAGCCGACGAGGAGACCGACCACCGGGCCCGCCACCACCCCGCCCCCGGCGGACCCTTCGGCTCCCGCGCTCGCCGCCGGGTACGAGCTGCGCCAGGACCCGGAGGGGTTCCGGATCGGGGTCCCGAAGGGGTGGCGGCGCAGCCCGATCAACGACGCCGGCCAAGTGCGCTACACCGACGGCGGCTTCACGCTGATCGTCGTCCCCGGCCGGGACGGCGTCCGGGACAACGGCTCGGATCCGCTGGAGTACCAGAACTCCAAGGAGCGCGAGTTGGAGCCGTACCGGTCGTCCAGCTGGGCGCAGGTGGAGAGGGCGCGCCGGGTGGACATCGGCCGGACGCCGACGGCCGAGGGCACCTACACCTGGCTGGACAGCACGGGCCGCGAGGTGTTCGTGCGCAATCTCGCGCTGATCGACGGCGGCCGGTACCACGTCGTCCAGGTGATCGGTCCGGAGGGCGAGCGTGACAGGGTCACCGAGATCTACGAGCAGGCCACGAAGGCGTTCCGCCCGGGACGATGA
- a CDS encoding serine/threonine-protein kinase: MEHSQSASQGTGSGLLLAGRYRLGESIGRGGMGKVWRAHDEVLHRVVAVKELTAGRFVAEADRLVLHARTQKEARAAARITHPGVVTVHDVLEHDNRPWIVMQYVDGPSLADAAKEAGTIEPREAARIGLHVVGALRAAHAAGVLHRDVKPGNVLLARDGRVLITDFGIAAIEGDSTITRTGEIVGSIDYLAPERVQGGDPGPASDLWSLGATLYTAVEGTSPFRRTSPISTMQAVVTEEPPHPQKAGPLASVIVALLRKDPAQRPRADEAERMLLDAMEGRAPAAAQAYVPTQRVAREDLDTAADAQAAAGTGMGPGAGMGPGTGMGPGAGMGPGTGMGPGTGTESLAGGPPKATAQWPQPAQEQQPALVSHQLQPSHPGSPPPSPRGRWRSAVLAALLAGVVAGGAVFAAMNYASSDRDSGADGGRTTPATSPATKKGGGDGIPAGWHRADDPEGFSLLVPDGWKRQTEGDQIDYTPDNGRHRIRISVDKSPDFENPYMHAVDLERQLGKRMDYNRVKLGQDTYRDQVRSCLWEFTWTEKKTFPGPRHAIDQMYYDEDGTEYAIYMSSPASSWETTREQFDIVLQHWRAPGD; encoded by the coding sequence GTGGAACATTCTCAGAGCGCTTCTCAGGGCACAGGATCGGGGCTGCTGCTCGCCGGTCGCTACCGGCTGGGCGAGTCCATCGGACGCGGCGGCATGGGCAAGGTCTGGCGCGCGCACGACGAGGTGTTGCACCGCGTGGTGGCGGTGAAGGAGTTGACGGCGGGCCGGTTCGTGGCCGAGGCCGACCGGCTCGTGCTGCACGCCCGTACGCAGAAGGAGGCGCGGGCCGCCGCGCGGATCACGCACCCGGGCGTGGTGACCGTCCACGACGTCCTGGAGCACGACAACCGGCCGTGGATCGTGATGCAGTACGTCGACGGGCCCTCGCTCGCCGACGCCGCCAAGGAGGCCGGCACGATCGAGCCCCGCGAGGCGGCCAGGATCGGGCTGCACGTCGTCGGCGCGCTGCGTGCCGCGCACGCGGCCGGGGTGCTGCACCGGGACGTCAAGCCGGGCAACGTGCTGCTCGCGCGCGACGGGCGCGTCCTCATCACCGACTTCGGGATCGCGGCGATCGAGGGCGACTCGACGATCACCCGGACCGGTGAGATCGTCGGCTCCATCGACTATCTGGCGCCCGAGCGGGTACAGGGCGGCGATCCGGGTCCCGCCTCCGACCTCTGGTCCCTCGGAGCCACGCTGTACACGGCGGTGGAGGGCACCTCGCCGTTCCGCCGCACCTCCCCGATCAGCACCATGCAGGCCGTGGTGACCGAGGAGCCGCCGCACCCGCAGAAGGCGGGGCCGCTGGCCTCCGTCATCGTGGCCCTGCTGCGCAAGGATCCGGCGCAGCGGCCGCGCGCGGACGAGGCCGAGCGGATGCTGCTCGACGCGATGGAGGGGCGCGCGCCGGCGGCGGCGCAGGCGTACGTGCCGACCCAGCGCGTGGCCAGGGAGGACCTGGACACGGCGGCGGACGCGCAGGCGGCGGCCGGTACGGGCATGGGGCCAGGCGCGGGCATGGGGCCGGGCACTGGCATGGGGCCAGGCGCGGGCATGGGGCCGGGCACTGGCATGGGGCCGGGTACGGGTACGGAGAGCCTGGCGGGCGGCCCGCCGAAGGCCACCGCGCAGTGGCCCCAGCCGGCCCAGGAGCAGCAGCCGGCCCTCGTGTCCCACCAGCTCCAGCCGTCGCACCCCGGCTCCCCGCCCCCCTCCCCCCGCGGCCGCTGGCGTTCCGCCGTGCTCGCCGCGCTGCTCGCCGGGGTCGTCGCGGGCGGTGCCGTCTTCGCCGCCATGAACTACGCGAGTAGCGACCGTGACAGCGGTGCCGACGGCGGACGGACCACGCCGGCGACCTCCCCCGCCACCAAGAAGGGCGGCGGGGACGGCATTCCGGCCGGCTGGCACCGCGCCGACGACCCGGAGGGCTTCAGCCTCCTCGTACCGGACGGCTGGAAGCGGCAGACGGAGGGCGACCAGATCGACTACACCCCGGACAACGGCCGCCACCGCATCCGGATCAGCGTCGACAAGAGCCCCGACTTCGAGAACCCGTACATGCACGCCGTCGACCTGGAGCGCCAGCTGGGCAAGCGCATGGACTACAACCGGGTCAAGCTCGGCCAGGACACCTACCGCGACCAGGTCCGCTCCTGTCTGTGGGAGTTCACCTGGACAGAGAAGAAGACCTTCCCGGGGCCGCGGCACGCGATCGACCAGATGTACTACGACGAGGACGGCACCGAGTACGCCATCTACATGTCCTCGCCGGCGTCGAGCTGGGAGACCACCCGGGAGCAGTTCGACATCGTCCTCCAGCACTGGCGCGCGCCGGGGGACTGA
- a CDS encoding glycerol-3-phosphate dehydrogenase/oxidase — MRTATLGPAERAEALAAMAERELDVLVVGAGVVGAGTALDAVTRGLSTGIVEARDWASGTSSRSSKLIHGGLRYLEMLDFALVREALKERGLLLERLAPHLVKPVPFLYPLQHKGWERFYAGSGVALYDAMSLSSGHGRGLPAHRHLSRKGALRVAPCLRKDALVGALQYYDAQMDDARFVTTLVRTAASYGARAASRARVTGFLREGERVVGARVQDVEAGEAYEIRAKQIVNATGVWTDDTQALIGERGQFHVRASKGIHLVVPKDRIHSTTGLILRTEKSVLFVIPWGRHWIVGTTDTDWDLDKAHPAASSADIDYLLEHVNTVLATPLTRDDVQGVYAGLRPLLAGESDATSKLSREHTVAHPVPGLVVVAGGKYTTYRVMAQDAVDAAVHGLDQRVAPCVTEDTPLLGAEGYRALWNARARIAARTGLHVVRVEHLLNRYGSLTEEILDLIAADPSLGEPLAAADDYLRAEILYAASHEGARHLDDVLTRRTRISIETFDRGTLSARECAELMAPVLGWDDRQIEKEVEHYEKRVEAERESQRQPDDLTADAARLGAPDIVPI; from the coding sequence GTGAGGACAGCGACACTGGGACCCGCCGAGCGCGCCGAGGCGCTCGCGGCCATGGCCGAGCGAGAGCTGGACGTGCTGGTCGTCGGCGCCGGAGTGGTCGGCGCGGGAACCGCCCTCGACGCCGTCACGAGAGGGCTCTCCACCGGCATCGTCGAGGCCCGCGACTGGGCCTCGGGCACCTCCAGCAGGTCCAGCAAGCTCATCCACGGCGGCCTGCGCTACCTGGAGATGCTGGACTTCGCCCTCGTACGGGAGGCGCTCAAGGAGCGCGGACTCCTCCTGGAGCGGCTCGCCCCCCACCTGGTGAAGCCGGTCCCCTTCCTCTACCCCCTCCAGCACAAGGGCTGGGAGCGGTTCTACGCCGGCTCGGGCGTCGCCCTGTACGACGCGATGTCGCTCTCCTCGGGACACGGCCGGGGGCTCCCCGCCCACCGGCACCTCTCCCGCAAGGGCGCCCTGCGCGTCGCGCCCTGCCTGAGGAAGGACGCCCTGGTCGGCGCCCTGCAGTACTACGACGCCCAGATGGACGACGCCCGCTTCGTCACCACCCTCGTGCGCACCGCCGCCTCCTACGGCGCGAGGGCCGCCAGCCGGGCCCGCGTCACCGGCTTCCTCCGCGAGGGCGAGCGGGTCGTCGGCGCGCGCGTCCAGGACGTCGAGGCCGGGGAGGCGTACGAGATCAGGGCCAAGCAGATCGTCAACGCCACCGGCGTGTGGACGGACGACACCCAGGCCCTCATCGGGGAGCGCGGCCAGTTCCACGTCCGCGCCTCCAAGGGCATCCACCTCGTCGTGCCCAAGGACCGCATCCACTCGACCACCGGACTGATCCTGCGCACCGAGAAGTCCGTCCTGTTCGTCATCCCCTGGGGACGCCACTGGATCGTCGGCACCACCGACACCGACTGGGACCTCGACAAGGCCCACCCCGCCGCCTCCAGCGCCGACATCGACTACCTCCTGGAGCACGTGAACACCGTGCTCGCCACCCCGCTCACCCGGGACGACGTCCAGGGCGTCTACGCCGGGCTGCGGCCCCTCCTCGCCGGCGAGTCGGACGCCACCAGCAAGCTCTCCCGGGAGCACACCGTCGCCCACCCGGTCCCCGGCCTCGTGGTCGTCGCCGGCGGCAAGTACACGACGTACCGCGTGATGGCGCAGGACGCCGTCGACGCGGCGGTGCACGGACTCGACCAGCGGGTCGCCCCCTGCGTCACCGAGGACACCCCGCTCCTCGGCGCCGAGGGCTACCGCGCCCTGTGGAACGCGCGGGCCAGGATCGCCGCCAGAACCGGCCTGCACGTCGTCAGGGTCGAGCATCTCCTCAACCGCTACGGCTCCCTGACGGAGGAGATCCTCGACCTGATCGCGGCCGACCCGAGCCTCGGCGAACCGCTCGCGGCGGCCGACGACTACCTGCGCGCCGAGATCCTGTACGCCGCCTCGCACGAGGGCGCGCGCCACCTCGACGACGTCCTCACCCGGCGGACCAGGATCTCCATCGAGACCTTCGACCGGGGCACGCTCAGCGCCCGCGAGTGCGCGGAGCTGATGGCGCCGGTCCTCGGCTGGGACGACCGGCAGATCGAGAAGGAGGTCGAGCACTACGAGAAGCGGGTGGAGGCGGAGCGCGAGTCGCAGCGGCAGCCCGACGACCTGACGGCGGACGCCGCGCGGCTCGGGGCGCCGGACATCGTGCCCATCTGA